Genomic DNA from Alphaproteobacteria bacterium PA2:
TGCGGATCGAGATGCAGATCCGGACCGAGGACATGGACCGGGTGGCCGAGGACGGCGTGGCGGCCCACTGGCGCTACAAGGACAAGTCCTACGGCTTTGACGCCGACCACCAGGCTGCCGCCGGTGGCCGCGACCCCCTGGTCAATCTGCGACACCTGGTCCAGGTGCTGGAGCACGGCGGCGACGTGGACGAGCTGGTCGAGCACGCCAAGCTGGAAATGTACCTCGACCAGGTCTTCGTCTTCACCCCCAAGGGCAAGTTGGTCAGTCTGCCCAGCGGCGCCATGCCCCTGGACTTCGCCTATGCCGTCCACACCGATGTGGGCGACACCTGCATTGGCGTGAAGATCAATGGCGACCTCAAGCCCCTGCGGACAGTTCTGGTCAATGGCGACGTGATCGAGGTGGTCCGGGGTCCAAAGCCCGTGGTCCCGCCGGACTGGCGCTCGCTGACGGTTACCGGCCGCGCCCGCTCTGCCATCCGCCGACACATCCGCCAGTCGGAAAAGGAAGAGCTGACCCGCCTGGGCCGCGCCACGGTGGACCAGACCTTCGCCCGGGCCGGCAAGTCCCGCAGCCATGTCTCCCTGATCCCGGCCCTTGAGCGCTGGGGCGTCACCACGGAAGACGAAATCTTCGAACTGATCGGTCGCGGCCGGGTTTCCCCAGCCCAAATCCTCGATGTCATCTTCCCGGGGCTGAAGCCCGCCGACCGCGAGGCCGCCACGGCGGTCCGCCGGATCGAGGACGGCAAGGCCGCCAGGCTCTATGTCCGCGGCGGCGGTGTCACCTCAGGGGTCGCCCTGCATTTCGGCGACTGCTGCACCCCGGTGCCCGGCGACCGCATTGTCGGCATTGTCGGTGAAGACAAGACCAGCCTGACCATCCACACCATCGACTGCGCCAACCTCGCCCAATACGAGGACCGCGAGGAGATGTGGCGCGACCTGCAATGGACGCCGGAGGCCGAGCGCAACACGGTCACCCAATCCCGCCTGACAGCCACCATCCGCAACGCCCCTGGCGTTCTGGGACAGGCCTGCACCGTAATTGGCGACGCCGGCGGAAACATCGTCAACCTGCGCATGCACCTGCGCCAGGAAGACTTCTTCGACGTGGACTTCGACGTCGAGGTCAAGGACGCCCGCCACATGACGCACATCGCGGCGGCGCTGAGGGCAAACCCATCGATCGAGACGGTGGATCGGGCCAAGGGGTAGGCGGAGCACTAGCTCCCCGACCGGCTCTTCACATAGGCCCGGGCCCGCTCCTTGCTCTCCACAATGGCATCACGGGTCTCGGTGATCAGGCGGCTGACCAGAGGATCCTTCTGGATGGCTGTCCAGTAGGCCATCAGCTTGGGATGGCGCTGCAGGGGATCGTCCATGTTGAAGGTCGGTGGGGCCCATTCCGTGGTCAGGATCAGTTGGGGCGCCAGGGCGCCGTCGGCCTGGCTGATTGCCTTGCCCACGGCATAGCCTTCCTCGCCGATGAACTGTTCGAGATAGGCCAGGGCGTCGTTGATCTTGCCGAAGGCCCTGTCGATGCCTTCCTGGTCCCAGGTCTTCCGCGGGCGGGCGGAGTAGTCGAACAGGGGGACCATGGCCATGACCAGGTAGAAGTCGCAGATCCGGCTGAGCAGTCGCATGCGGGCCCGGTCAAAGGGGTCGGCGGGGCGCAGGGAGGGTTCGGGATAGGCGTCCTCCAGGTATTCGCAGATCACCTCGCTCTCGGGCATGGCGCGACCGTCATCAAGGACCAGGGCGGGCACCCGGCCGATGGGGTTGATCTTGAGGTATTCTTCCTTGGTCAGGCCGTCATAATGAAAGCCAGGCGGCTGGATGATGTCGGCGGTCAGCCCCTTGGCCATGAGCAGCAGGCGAACCCGGGTCGGAAAGGGGGAGTCATAGGTCTGGAACAGTTTCATGGGGCTCAGGCCTCGGTAGCGATGAAGGTGCGCCGGCCGGAGGGTGTGGCGCAGAAGGGGTCCGTGCAACAGGCGGCGCGACCGGAAGCGATATAGTCGGCGTCATGCCACCAGGGTTGGCTGGCGGCGGCCATGGCGAAGGGTGAAGCGGCCCGGGCTTGCCGTACCGGGGATGAGAAGGGACCGATAAGGCCCGGGATATCAAATACTTCTCCGTTCTTCATCACCCTGTCGACAGCGGCGGCGTCCTCGATCCGCGCCAGGGGATCGCCTCGGCAGATGACCAGGTCTGCGAGGGCGCCCTTGGAGAGATAGCCCAGGGGCTGGTCCAGGAAGTCTCCGGCGGCCCGGGTGGCCGTCCGCAGGGCCTCGACGGGCGTCATGCCATAGCGAACCATGGCCCGCAGGTTCATATGCAGGCTGATCCCGTTGAAATCGATGGGAGAGTCCGTGCCCGTGACCACCTTGCCGCCGGCCTTCAGCATGGCCCGCAGGTGGGCCACATTCCGCTCCAGGGACTCTAGGGCTGGCGCCAGATCACCCTTGGTGGACATGTCGACCCGGGCCTTCAGTCGGGCATACTCCCATGGCGGATAGAGGGCCCTTGTGCGGGGGTCATCCACCAGCGAGCGGTCCTGGGCATAGAGGGCTGCAGAGGAAAACAGGGTGGGCGTGCGCCGGGCGCCGCTGGCGGCGAAGAGGGCTGTCACGTCCTGATAGCTGGCCCCCAGGAAACTCGCGGTGCGCGAATAGCCGAACCGGCTGGTGGCCCCCATGTGCTCCATGCCGTCCAGCCCGAAGGCCAGGGCCGGGTAGTGATAGTGCGAGGTTACTGGCAGGCCGTTGGCGTGGGCCCAGGTCGTCAGATCCCGCTGGGCGTCCAGGGGCAGGCGGACATAGGCCTTGATCAGGTCGTAGCTGAGGGACGAGACCCTTTCGAGCTCCAGAGCCATCTGGCCAGGCTCGGTCACAGGCCGCATGAAGTTGTAATAGATCCGGCCACCGTCAATGGCCTCGCCGGTGGCGAAATAGCGCGGGCCGATCCGGGCGCCGGAATCCAGGGCCTCGCGGTCTTCCACCATATGATAGGCAGGCGAGCCCGGGGAACGGGTTGTTGTCACGCCGAGGGAAAGCCAGAGCCGTCCCTCGCGGTCGCCATAGGCGTAGCCCGCCATCTGCCGGTGGGCGTGCATTTCCACCAGGCCGGGAATGACTGTGGTTCCCGCGGGGGCTTCGACCAGGCGGGCGTCCTTTGGGCCGCGGCCCTTGGGGACGATGTGGGCGATGCGGTTGCCGCTGATGACAATGTCCAGGTCCTTGCGGGCCTCTGCGCCAATGCCGTCCCAGACCCGGGCTGCGCGGACGACAGTCCTGCCCTGGGGCCTGGCATTGGCCCATTTCAGATCGAGGGGCACATCCCTGGGCGGGCCGCCGTCCAGGGAGAGAAGGCGCAGCTTACCGGCTGACAGGTAGAGCAGGGTGTTGGAGTCGCCAGCCCAGCTGGGGGCGTCAGTAACTTCGTTGTTCAGGACCTTGGGACGGCCGATGAAGCCCCCCTGCGGGTCGACCTCCACCACCCAGAGGCGGCTGGCGAAGACATAGGCGAGGCGGGCTCCGTCCGGTGACCAGACCGGGCCGTCATCGCCCCGGACGCCCAGGGACTTGTGGGCCGCATGGGGCTGATAGGTGGTCTTCGATGTGGCGACATCGACAGTCAGGATCTCGCTCAGGCCCTCGCGATAGCGGGCCGAATAGGGTTTGAAGGCGGCCAGGGCGATGGTCTTGCCATCGGCGCTCCAGCTGGGCCGACCTGGCTCCCAGATGGCAGGCAGGATCTGGCGGATCTTGCCGGTGGCGACCTCGGCCGTATGGAGGGCCCCGGTCTGGTCCAGAAAAGCCAGGGTCTTGCCGTTGCGCGACCATGCGGGTGCGAGGGCGGCGCCGGAATGGCGGGTGATCTGGCGGTCCTCGCCGGTCGCCAGGGTGCGTACCCAGACCTGCAGATCGCCGCCGCGGTCGGTGGAATAGGCAAGGGACAGGCCATCGGGCGACCAGGCGGGGTCGCACTTCCAGAACCGGTCCTTTGTCAGAGCCTTGGCCGGGCCGCCCAGAGGCATGATGTAGAGGTCGTTCAAGGCCCGGAAGGCGATCTGGGCGCCATCGGGTGACAGGACCGGACTGCCGATTCCCACTACCGGGCTCGGAACCGTGGAGTCAAAATTCCGGCCACGCTTCCGGTAGAAGGGCCGGGCGACAGGTATCCGGACCTCGAATGGAACAGCCTTCCGGCCAGCCGCACCCTGCCGCTGGATCTGGCCGTCCGCAGCAAAGATCATGTCGCCGTTTGGCAGCCAGGTTGGCCTGAACGGAAAGACGTCAGCACCCTTCACCAAGACGGCATCCGCCGTCCTCAGTTCAGCCTTGCCCTCATCCAGGTGGGTGAAGACCAGTTTCGTGCTCTCAGGGCTGAAGTTTGGGCTGTGAACCTCACCTGAGCTCGCTGTAAAGGCGACCGTCCTGGCGCCGCCCAAGGTCAGGGTCTCGATGCGTCTGCGATCAACCACATAGGCCAGGGTCTTGCCGTCCGGCGACCAGCAGGGTTGACAGGCCTGCCCATCGGCTTCGGCCACCAGCTTCGGCGCGCCTCCGGTGATCGGCATGATGTGAATGGCGTAACGGCCAGTCGCGTCCGCAGCAAAGGCTATGGTTCCGCCATCCGGGGAAACCCGGGGCTCACGACAGTCGAACGGTCCGCTGATCAGTTGTGTCAGCCCTGTGCCATCAGCCTTGACGGACCAGATATGGAAATTGCCGGCCCGATAGGACTGGAAGACCAGGGTCTTTGAGTCAGGCGTCCAGTCGGGCTGGGCGCCGTCGGTCAATTCATCGGTCAGCCTCCTGGCCGGACCGCCTGCAACGGGCAGGGTCCACATCGAACCGTGTAGGTCCATGGCGATGGACTTGCCGTCCGGAGAAGCCGCGACCGCCAGGTTGGTCCCTTCAGTGACGGTCACCATGCGGCTGTTTGTTGCTGCAGCCTCACTCGACCCGGACAGGGCG
This window encodes:
- a CDS encoding amidohydrolase, which produces MNRKAKGGVDRRDLLTIGGVAVAASALSGSSEAAATNSRMVTVTEGTNLAVAASPDGKSIAMDLHGSMWTLPVAGGPARRLTDELTDGAQPDWTPDSKTLVFQSYRAGNFHIWSVKADGTGLTQLISGPFDCREPRVSPDGGTIAFAADATGRYAIHIMPITGGAPKLVAEADGQACQPCWSPDGKTLAYVVDRRRIETLTLGGARTVAFTASSGEVHSPNFSPESTKLVFTHLDEGKAELRTADAVLVKGADVFPFRPTWLPNGDMIFAADGQIQRQGAAGRKAVPFEVRIPVARPFYRKRGRNFDSTVPSPVVGIGSPVLSPDGAQIAFRALNDLYIMPLGGPAKALTKDRFWKCDPAWSPDGLSLAYSTDRGGDLQVWVRTLATGEDRQITRHSGAALAPAWSRNGKTLAFLDQTGALHTAEVATGKIRQILPAIWEPGRPSWSADGKTIALAAFKPYSARYREGLSEILTVDVATSKTTYQPHAAHKSLGVRGDDGPVWSPDGARLAYVFASRLWVVEVDPQGGFIGRPKVLNNEVTDAPSWAGDSNTLLYLSAGKLRLLSLDGGPPRDVPLDLKWANARPQGRTVVRAARVWDGIGAEARKDLDIVISGNRIAHIVPKGRGPKDARLVEAPAGTTVIPGLVEMHAHRQMAGYAYGDREGRLWLSLGVTTTRSPGSPAYHMVEDREALDSGARIGPRYFATGEAIDGGRIYYNFMRPVTEPGQMALELERVSSLSYDLIKAYVRLPLDAQRDLTTWAHANGLPVTSHYHYPALAFGLDGMEHMGATSRFGYSRTASFLGASYQDVTALFAASGARRTPTLFSSAALYAQDRSLVDDPRTRALYPPWEYARLKARVDMSTKGDLAPALESLERNVAHLRAMLKAGGKVVTGTDSPIDFNGISLHMNLRAMVRYGMTPVEALRTATRAAGDFLDQPLGYLSKGALADLVICRGDPLARIEDAAAVDRVMKNGEVFDIPGLIGPFSSPVRQARAASPFAMAAASQPWWHDADYIASGRAACCTDPFCATPSGRRTFIATEA
- a CDS encoding bifunctional (p)ppGpp synthetase/guanosine-3',5'-bis(diphosphate) 3'-pyrophosphohydrolase, with product MLRQYELIDKVRSYDPTADEAILNRAYVYAMRMHGAQKRASGDPYFAHPIEVAGILTDYRLDTATIVTALLHDVIEDTPVTPDDISHLFGAEITELVEGVTKLTKLELNSEHTKQAENLRKFILAISRDVRVLMVKLADRLHNMRTLQYIKAPAKRERIARETLDIYAPLARSIGCHRICTELEELAFEHLNPVARNAISRRLAALRTEQGGAVDVVSREITARLEAAGLSARVFGREKNAYSIWRKLQRKSLGFSQLSDIYAFRVIVSTEEECYRALGVVHMAWPSVPDRFKDYLSTPKRNNYRSLHTTVVGPKGLRIEMQIRTEDMDRVAEDGVAAHWRYKDKSYGFDADHQAAAGGRDPLVNLRHLVQVLEHGGDVDELVEHAKLEMYLDQVFVFTPKGKLVSLPSGAMPLDFAYAVHTDVGDTCIGVKINGDLKPLRTVLVNGDVIEVVRGPKPVVPPDWRSLTVTGRARSAIRRHIRQSEKEELTRLGRATVDQTFARAGKSRSHVSLIPALERWGVTTEDEIFELIGRGRVSPAQILDVIFPGLKPADREAATAVRRIEDGKAARLYVRGGGVTSGVALHFGDCCTPVPGDRIVGIVGEDKTSLTIHTIDCANLAQYEDREEMWRDLQWTPEAERNTVTQSRLTATIRNAPGVLGQACTVIGDAGGNIVNLRMHLRQEDFFDVDFDVEVKDARHMTHIAAALRANPSIETVDRAKG